Proteins found in one Quercus robur chromosome 2, dhQueRobu3.1, whole genome shotgun sequence genomic segment:
- the LOC126716008 gene encoding stromal 70 kDa heat shock-related protein, chloroplastic — protein MASSTSAQIHGLGISPRGYSGKLNLASSKAFFFGQKLHKTTAFYPKLRAKRVGPLRVVNEKVVGIDLGTTNSAVAAMEGGKPTIVTNAEGQRTTPSVVAYAKNGDMLVGQIAKRQAVVNPENTFFSVKRFIGRKMTEVDEESKQVSYRVVRDENGNVKLDCPAIGRQFAAEEISAQVLRKLTDDASKFLNDKVTKAVVTVPAYFNDSQRTATKDAGRIAGLEVLRIINEPTAASLAYGFEKKNNETILVFDLGGGTFDVSVLEVGDGVFEVLSTSGDTHLGGDDFDKRIVDWLAASFKRDEGIDLLKDKQALQRLTETAEKAKMELSTLTQTSISLPFITATADGPKHIETTITRAKFEELCSDLLDRLKTPVENSLRDAKLSFKDIDEVILVGGSTRIPAVQDLVKKLTGKDPNVTVNPDEVVALGAAVQAGVLSGDVSDIVLLDVSPLSLGLETLGGVMTKIIPRNTTLPTSKSEVFSTAADGQTSVEINVLQGEREFVRDNKSLGSFRLDGIPPAPRGVPQIEVKFDIDANGILSVTAADKGTGKKQDITITGASTLPSDEVQRMVNEAEKFAKDDKEKRDAIDTKNQADSVVYQTEKQLKELGDKVPAPVKEKVEAKLGELKEAISGGSTQAIKDAIAALNQEVMQLGQSLYNQPGAPGAGPGAGAGPGPAPSGESGSSESSGKGPEGDVIDADFTDSK, from the exons ATGGCGTCTTCAACCTCTGCCCAAATCCATGGCCTCGGAATCAGCCCTCGTGGGTATTCCGGCAAGCTCAATTTGGCTTCTTCCAAAGCGTTCTTCTTCGGACAGAAGCTTCACAAAACGACGGCGTTTTACCCGAAGCTGAGAGCGAAGAGGGTGGGACCCTTGAGAGTGGTGAACGAGAAAGTGGTTGGGATCGATTTGGGGACGACGAATTCGGCGGTGGCGGCGATGGAAGGTGGGAAGCCGACGATAGTGACGAACGCCGAGGGGCAGAGAACGACGCCGTCTGTGGTGGCGTATGCGAAAAATGGTGATATGTTGGTGGGTCAGATTGCGAAACGACAGGCCGTTGTGAACCCGGAGAACACGTTCTTTTCGGTGAAGAGGTTTATCGGGAGGAAGATGACGGAGGTGGATGAGGAGAGCAAGCAGGTTTCGTATAGAGTTGTGAGAGATGAGAATGGAAATGTGAAGTTGGATTGTCCGGCGATTGGGAGGCAGTTTGCGGCTGAGGAGATTTCTGCTCAG GTTTTGAGAAAGCTTACGGACGATGCTTCAAAGTTTTTGAATGACAAAGTTACAAAAGCTGTTGTTACTGTGCCTGCTTACTTCAATGATTCCCAAAGGACAGCAACAAAGGATGCTGGTAGAATTGCTGGTTTAGAAGTTCTTCGAATCATTAATGAACCTACTGCTGCATCTTTAGCATATGGGTTTGAAAAGAAGAACAACGAGACCATCTTGGTATTTGACCTTGGTGGTGGTACTTTTGATGTGTCAG TGCTTGAGGTTGGTGACGGAGTTTTTGAGGTTCTTTCTACTTCTGGAGATACTCATTTGGGTGGTGATGACTTTGACAAG AGAATTGTTGATTGGCTTGCTGCAAGCTTCAAGAGAGATGAAGGAATTGATCTGTTGAAGGACAAACAAGCTCTTCAGCGATTAACAGAGACAGCTGAGAAAGCTAAAATGGAGCTTTCAACTCTAACCCAGACAAGCATTAG TTTGCCTTTCATTACTGCTACTGCAGATGGCCCCAAGCACATTGAGACCACCATCACTAGGGCCAAGTTTGAAGAATTGTGTTCTGACCTTCTGGACAG GCTTAAAACACCAGTTGAAAATTCCTTGAGGGATGCAAAACTTTCCTTCAAAGATATAGATGAGGTAATCCTTGTTGGGGGATCAACACGTATCCCGGCTGTTCAGgatcttgtgaagaagttgacTGGAAAGGACCCCAATGTGACAGTTAATCCTGATGAAGTTGTTGCCCTTGGGGCTGCAGTTCAG GCTGGTGTTTTGTCTGGGGATGTCAGTGATATCGTGCTTTTGGATGTTTCACCATTGTCACTAGGTCTTGAAACCCTAGGTGGTGTAATGACAAAGATCATCCCAAGAAATACTACTTTGCCAACCTCCAAGTCAGAGGTGTTCTCCACAGCCGCAGATGGGCAGACTAGTGTTGAGATTAATGTTCtccaaggagagagagaattcgTTAGGGACAACAAATCTCTTGGCAGCTTCCGTTTGGATGGTATCCCACCTGCACCTCGTGGGGTTCCTCAAATTGAAGTGAAGTTTGACATTGATGCGAATGGTATTCTTTCGGTCACTGCGGCTGACAAGGGCACAGGGAAGAAGCAAGACATTACCATTACCGGTGCTAGCACATTGCCCAGTGATGAG GTGCAAAGGATGGTTAATGAAGCAGAGAAGTTTGCAAAGGATGACAAGGAGAAGAGAGATGCCATTGACACAAAGAACCAAGCTGATTCTGTTGTCTACCAGACAGAGAAACAGCTCAAGGAACTGGGAGACAAGGTTCCTGCCCCAGTGAAAGAGAAGGTGGAGGCCAAGCTTGGCGAGCTCAAGGAAGCAATTTCAGGGGGTTCGACACAAGCCATCAAGGATGCCATTGCTGCCCTCAATCAAGAAGTCATGCAACTAGGTCAGTCCCTTTACAACCAACCAGGTGCTCCTGGTGCTGGGCCTGGTGCTGGTGCTGGGCCTGGACCTGCACCTAGCGGTGAATCCGGGTCTTCGGAATCATCAGGCAAGGGGCCTGAAGGAGATGTTATAGATGCAGATTTCACCGATAGCAAGTGA